One Malus sylvestris chromosome 14, drMalSylv7.2, whole genome shotgun sequence DNA segment encodes these proteins:
- the LOC126600831 gene encoding RING-H2 finger protein ATL70-like gives MNATSDSGGFLGSNNIGSFGYGIGVSVGILLLITTITLASYFCARTQQPPAPPTRRNTRDAMDPPGLENFVVDIGLDDNTIQSYPKMLYSEAKLQKKDSTASCCSICLADYKNSDVLRLLPDCRHLFHLKCIDPWLRLNPTCPVCRTSPIPTPLSTPLAEVVPLASRRD, from the coding sequence atgaACGCCACAAGCGACTCTGGCGGCTTCCTCGGTTCCAACAACATTGGTAGTTTCGGTTATGGCATTGGTGTATCAGTTGGCATCCTCCTCCTCATCACAACCATCACCCTTGCCTCCTACTTCTGCGCCAGAACTCAGCAGCCGCCTGCCCCGCCCACACGCAGGAACACTCGCGACGCCATGGATCCGCCCGGCTTGGAAAACTTTGTTGTGGACATAGGACTTGATGACAACACCATTCAGAGCTACCCGAAAATGCTCTACTCCGAGGCCAAGCTCCAAAAGAAAGACTCCACTGCCTCCTGCTGCTCCATATGTCTTGCGGACTACAAGAACAGCGACGTGCTGCGGCTACTGCCAGACTGTAGACACCTCTTCCACCTCAAGTGCATTGATCCATGGCTGCGGTTGAACCCTACGTGTCCGGTCTGCAGAACGTCTCCCATCCCAACGCCCTTGTCAACTCCTCTGGCCGAGGTGGTTCCATTGGCGAGCAGGCGTGACTGA